TGAGAGCGAAACCGTACTCCATCGGGCCCTACCTCCCTTAAGGCGCACAAGCTCAGGATCTGAAAACCCCCACTATCCGTCAACATAGGACCATCCCAACCCATAAACCTATGTAATCCCCCTCCCTCCCTCACCACCTCAGTCCCAGGTCTGAGGTAGAGGTGGTAGGCATTACAGAGGAGAATCTCGATTCCGATCTCCTTCAGATCCACAGGGGCTAAGGCCTTCACACTCCCCTGGCTACCCACAGGCATAAATGCCGGGGTGGAAAATGAACCATGGGGGGTGGATATCCTCCCTAGCCTCCCCTCACCCTCCACCTCCTTCAATAGTTGAAAAGAGAATCCGCCTCCCTTCACATGATCAACATCCCATCCCCATAACTATAAAATCTGTATCTCTCCCTGATCGCCTCCTGATATGCTCTCATGATGAGATCTCTACCTCCAAAGGCGAACACCAGCAGGAGAAGGGTCGAGCGGGGTAGGTGGAAGTTGGTTATCAAGGCGTCGACCGCCTTGAACCGATACTCTGGGCATATATAGAGATCGGTCATACCCCTTTGGGGATGGAGTGCCCCTCCCTTATCGGCAGCAGACTCCAAGGCCCTAACTACTGTGGTACCCGCCGCAAATATCCTCCCGCCCCCTTTGCGGGCGGTATTGACGGCCTCAGCCGAGGAAAGGGGTATATGGTAAAATTCCGGCTCTAAAAAATGACCCTCCACCTCCTCTGCCCGGATGGGCTGAAATGAACCGAGACCAACATGGAGGGTGAGGGAAACTACCTGTACGCCCTTCCCCTCCATATCCTCTACCAACTCAGTGGTGAAATGCAGACCGGCCGTTGGGGCAGCTACCGCCCCCTCATGACGGGCAAAGATGGTCTGATACCCTTCCTTGTCGATCTCCTCCTCCTCCCCCTCTCTAATATAGGGAGGCAGGGGTATATGTCCTATCCTCTGGATCACCTCCCAAAAGTTCCCCTGGACCTCAAAAGAAATCCTCTTCTTTCCCCCAGAGCCATTGCCCACCACCTCTCCCTTTAGGTCAGGGGAAAAATATATCTTGGCCCCTTCCTTTAATCTCTTGCCCCTCTTGACCAGACACTCCCAGGTCTCACCATCCACGGGCATCTTCCTCAACAACAGGACCTCCACCTTCCCCTGGGTCTCCTTGTGCCCGAACAACCTGGCTGGGATTACTTTGGAATCGTTTACCACCAATACATCCCCTTTCCGCAAAAAATCCCCCACGTGAGAGAAGGTGGTGTGGATCATTTCTCCTTCCCCTCTGTTCAGGACCAACAAACGGGCCTTGTCCCTTGGTTCAACGGGGTATTGGGCAATAAGCCCTTTGGGAAGATTGTAATCAAGTTCATAGGTCCACATCATTTTAAAACAGCTAACTAAACCACAAAACCCCCACCCTGTCAATCCCTCTGGATCCGCCTTTCCCATAAATAGGGATCTTGAAGAGCAGTAAAAAAGTTGAAAGGGGGGTAAATAATAACCGATTGTCTGAGGACTTTCTGTTTTTTAAGAATTTATCAAATCTGGGGGGAGATGACAAGATCTCTCCTGCCCTGAAACTACCTTCCCTCCCTCGCCAACCTCAAATAGCGCCTCAAGACAGCAAGACATCCTTCATCCTCGCAGAGGAGCCTGGCTTCTATCTCTACCTCATCATCGTGCCTTATGATCCCCAGCAGCCAGTAATAATAGATGCTCAAGAGCTCATGGGCCCATGTCCTATCCTCCTCTTCCGGGGGGAGATGGCGATCGAAGAAGATCCTCCACTCGTCAAAACGCACAAACCCCCCAATTCCCCTCTCTTTAT
The nucleotide sequence above comes from Deltaproteobacteria bacterium. Encoded proteins:
- the queA gene encoding tRNA preQ1(34) S-adenosylmethionine ribosyltransferase-isomerase QueA, with translation MWTYELDYNLPKGLIAQYPVEPRDKARLLVLNRGEGEMIHTTFSHVGDFLRKGDVLVVNDSKVIPARLFGHKETQGKVEVLLLRKMPVDGETWECLVKRGKRLKEGAKIYFSPDLKGEVVGNGSGGKKRISFEVQGNFWEVIQRIGHIPLPPYIREGEEEEIDKEGYQTIFARHEGAVAAPTAGLHFTTELVEDMEGKGVQVVSLTLHVGLGSFQPIRAEEVEGHFLEPEFYHIPLSSAEAVNTARKGGGRIFAAGTTVVRALESAADKGGALHPQRGMTDLYICPEYRFKAVDALITNFHLPRSTLLLLVFAFGGRDLIMRAYQEAIRERYRFYSYGDGMLIM